A window from Theobroma cacao cultivar B97-61/B2 chromosome 3, Criollo_cocoa_genome_V2, whole genome shotgun sequence encodes these proteins:
- the LOC18606195 gene encoding increased DNA methylation 1 — MLCKALSTILGNDQFEAFTFNLFQKLFEEVLTLPLNYAMAFRSNLTRLNFSGFYTAVLEKNDEIICAASVRVHGKRLAEMPFIGTRTEFRRRGMARTLENCVESALCDLKVEKLVIPSLQQLAGMWMEKYLFSHIEEDRLKMELSQYNTVTFPSSVVRLQKTLSTLPDLNGGPSPSETNEGSLNAI; from the exons ATGTTGTGCAAAGCATTGTCTACAATATTGGGTAATGATCAGTTCGAAGCCTTTACTTTCAATCTCTTTCAGAAACTCTTTGAAGAAGTTCTGACCCTCCCATTGAATTATGCAATGGCTTTCAGGTCCAACTTGACGCGTCTTAATTTTAGTGGCTTTTATACTGCTGTCCTGGAAAAGAATGACGAAATCATATGTGCTGCAAGCGTAAG GGTGCATGGAAAAAGGTTGGCTGAGATGCCCTTCATCGGAACCCGTACAGAATTCAGGCGTCGAGGGATGGCTCGCACCCTGGAAAATTGCGTTGAATCT GCTCTTTGCGATCTAAAAGTTGAGAAGCTGGTGATTCCATCTCTCCAACAACTTGCTGGCATGTGGATGGAAAAGTATCTTTTCTCCCACATCGAGGAGGACCGCTTGAAAATGGAGCTCAGCCAGTACAATACGGTGACGTTCCCAAGTTCAGTCGTGAGACTCCAGAAGACGTTGTCGACGCTTCCTGACTTGAACGGTGGTCCTTCTCCTTCCGAAACCAATGAAGGTTCATTGAATGCCATTTAA